From Streptomyces asiaticus, one genomic window encodes:
- a CDS encoding DUF4188 domain-containing protein, with product MGAELLAGRMTAEAEGEVTVFLIGMRINRFRALRSWLPVFRAMPRMLRELSRDGESGMLGYQVLFGPPRVFYVVQYWDSHERLLEYSVAQDKEHRPAWAAFNRRLREGRGKVGFWHETYVVPAGSHEAVHINMPAFGLGKATGVVPVGRRGDRAADRLSLKRA from the coding sequence ATGGGTGCCGAGCTGCTCGCCGGCCGTATGACCGCCGAGGCCGAGGGGGAGGTCACCGTCTTCCTGATCGGCATGCGCATCAACCGCTTCCGCGCGCTGCGGAGCTGGCTGCCGGTCTTCCGGGCGATGCCGCGGATGCTCCGCGAGCTGTCGCGGGACGGGGAGAGCGGGATGCTGGGCTATCAGGTGCTGTTCGGCCCGCCGCGGGTGTTCTACGTGGTCCAGTACTGGGACTCGCACGAGCGGCTGCTGGAGTACTCGGTGGCCCAGGACAAGGAGCACCGTCCCGCCTGGGCGGCGTTCAACCGCCGGCTGCGGGAGGGTAGGGGCAAAGTCGGCTTCTGGCACGAGACCTATGTCGTACCGGCCGGGTCGCACGAGGCGGTCCACATCAACATGCCGGCGTTCGGCCTGGGCAAGGCCACCGGAGTCGTCCCGGTCGGCCGCCGCGGAGACCGTGCGGCCGACCGGCTGTCGCTGAAGAGGGCCTGA
- the gltX gene encoding glutamate--tRNA ligase produces the protein MASAPSSAPVRVRFCPSPTGNPHVGLVRTALFNWAFARHHGGTLVFRIEDTDAARDSEESYTQLLDAMRWLGFDWDEGPEVGGPHAPYRQSQRMDLYREVAEKLLEAGHAYRCYCTAEELEERREAARKAGRPSGYDGKCRTLTAEQIAAYEAEGRASIVRFRMPDEPITFTDLVRGELTFAPENVTDYGIVRANGTPLYTLVNPVDDAVMEITHVLRGEDLLSSTPRQVALYRALAEIGVGGGTVPAFGHLPYVMGEGNKKLSKRDPQASLNLYRERGFLPEGLLNYLSLLGWSLSADRDVFSLEEMVEAFDIAAVNANPARFDLKKAEAINADHIRLLDVKAFIGACEPWLEAPHAPWAPDAFDAAAFEALAPLAQTRLTVLSDITANVDFLFLDEPVADEASWTKAMKPGADALLASVRTRLAEADWDAETLKAAVLAAGEEHGLKLGKAQAPLRVAVTGRTVGLPLFESLEVLGRERTLARVDAALAKLAG, from the coding sequence GTGGCTAGCGCACCCTCCTCCGCCCCCGTGCGGGTTCGTTTCTGTCCCTCGCCGACCGGCAACCCCCATGTCGGCCTGGTCCGCACGGCCCTGTTCAACTGGGCCTTCGCCCGTCACCACGGCGGCACCCTGGTGTTCCGCATCGAGGACACCGACGCCGCGCGCGACTCCGAGGAGTCCTACACCCAGCTGCTGGACGCCATGCGCTGGCTGGGCTTCGACTGGGACGAGGGCCCCGAGGTCGGCGGTCCGCACGCGCCCTACCGCCAGTCGCAGCGGATGGACCTCTACCGCGAGGTCGCGGAGAAGCTGCTGGAGGCGGGCCACGCGTACCGCTGCTACTGCACGGCCGAGGAGCTGGAGGAGCGCCGCGAGGCGGCCCGCAAGGCCGGCCGGCCCTCCGGCTACGACGGGAAGTGCCGCACCCTGACCGCCGAGCAGATCGCGGCGTACGAGGCCGAGGGGCGCGCCTCGATCGTGCGCTTCCGGATGCCGGACGAGCCGATCACCTTCACCGACCTGGTCCGCGGTGAGCTGACCTTCGCCCCCGAGAACGTCACGGACTACGGGATCGTGCGGGCCAACGGCACGCCCCTCTACACGCTCGTCAACCCCGTCGACGACGCTGTGATGGAGATCACGCACGTCCTGCGCGGCGAGGACCTGCTCTCCTCCACCCCGCGGCAGGTCGCGCTCTACCGCGCGCTCGCCGAGATCGGTGTGGGCGGCGGCACGGTGCCCGCCTTCGGGCACCTCCCGTACGTCATGGGCGAGGGCAACAAGAAGCTCTCCAAGCGCGATCCGCAGGCCTCGCTGAACCTCTACCGGGAGCGCGGCTTCCTCCCCGAGGGGCTGCTCAACTACCTCTCCCTGCTGGGCTGGTCGCTCTCCGCCGACCGGGACGTCTTCTCGCTGGAGGAGATGGTCGAGGCGTTCGACATCGCGGCGGTGAACGCCAACCCGGCGCGCTTCGACCTCAAGAAGGCCGAGGCGATCAACGCGGACCACATCCGGCTGCTGGATGTGAAGGCGTTCATCGGCGCCTGCGAGCCCTGGCTGGAGGCCCCGCACGCGCCGTGGGCCCCGGACGCCTTCGACGCGGCCGCCTTCGAGGCGCTGGCCCCGCTGGCCCAGACCCGGCTGACGGTCCTGTCCGACATCACCGCGAACGTGGACTTCCTCTTCCTCGACGAGCCGGTGGCCGACGAGGCGTCCTGGACCAAGGCGATGAAGCCGGGCGCGGACGCGCTCCTGGCCTCGGTCCGCACCCGGCTCGCCGAGGCGGACTGGGACGCCGAGACCCTGAAGGCCGCGGTCCTCGCGGCCGGTGAGGAGCACGGCCTGAAGCTGGGCAAGGCCCAGGCGCCGCTGCGCGTCGCGGTCACCGGGCGCACGGTCGGGCTGCCGCTGTTCGAGTCCCTGGAGGTCCTGGGCCGCGAGCGCACGCTGGCCCGGGTCGACGCGGCGCTGGCGAAGCTGGCCGGATAG
- a CDS encoding fumarylacetoacetate hydrolase family protein has protein sequence MRIARFSIDGNVAFGVVEGEPSDPDGPVIDIIKGHPFAEFERSGQKVPLSKVRLLPPVLPNKVVGIGRNYAEHAAELGNEVPDVPVVFFKPSTSVIGPGDPVAYPSFSSEVHYEAELAVVIGRMCREVPRDRVQDVILGYTCGNDITARDAQRREKQWARAKGFDTSCPLGPWVETDIDLTRAGDLGIMCTVNGEQRQLGRTSEMVRPIEDLIVHITEAMTLLPGDVVLTGTPAGVGPLSVGDEVAVTIEGIGTLTNKVIKRG, from the coding sequence GTGCGCATCGCCAGATTCTCCATCGACGGCAACGTCGCCTTCGGCGTGGTGGAGGGCGAACCGTCCGATCCGGACGGCCCCGTCATCGACATCATCAAGGGCCACCCCTTCGCCGAATTCGAGCGCTCGGGCCAGAAGGTCCCGCTGAGCAAGGTCCGGCTGCTGCCGCCCGTCCTGCCGAACAAGGTCGTCGGAATCGGGCGCAACTACGCCGAGCACGCGGCGGAGCTGGGCAACGAGGTCCCCGACGTCCCGGTCGTCTTCTTCAAGCCGTCCACCTCGGTGATCGGCCCCGGCGACCCGGTCGCGTACCCCTCCTTCTCCTCCGAGGTGCACTACGAGGCCGAGCTGGCCGTGGTCATCGGACGGATGTGCCGCGAGGTTCCGCGTGACCGCGTCCAGGACGTCATCCTCGGCTACACCTGCGGCAACGACATCACGGCCCGTGACGCCCAGCGGCGCGAGAAGCAGTGGGCGCGGGCCAAGGGCTTCGACACCTCCTGCCCGCTGGGCCCCTGGGTGGAGACCGATATCGACCTGACGCGCGCCGGCGACCTCGGCATCATGTGCACCGTCAACGGTGAGCAGCGTCAGCTCGGCCGTACGAGCGAGATGGTGCGCCCGATCGAGGACCTGATCGTGCACATCACCGAGGCGATGACGCTGCTCCCCGGCGACGTCGTGCTCACCGGCACTCCGGCGGGCGTCGGCCCGCTCTCCGTCGGCGACGAGGTCGCCGTCACCATCGAAGGCATCGGCACTCTCACCAACAAGGTGATCAAGCGTGGCTAG
- a CDS encoding MerR family transcriptional regulator: MRLAELSERSGVPTATIKYYLRERLLPPGERITATQAEYGEEHLRRLRLVRSLIQVGRMPVATAREALAAAEDESLSQNARMGAAVWALPQGPGSDEDDPHAARAREQVDAVLGRMGWSYGQELGDTSPAYRMLVAAIASLDRLDYPHDTEHLLVHARLAGELAVADLDLVETYDTPPERVEAVVALTVLYEPVLLSLRRLAQTEESSRRFKE, from the coding sequence ATGCGACTGGCGGAGCTCAGCGAGCGCAGCGGAGTGCCCACCGCGACGATCAAGTACTACCTGCGCGAGCGGCTGCTGCCGCCGGGAGAGCGGATCACCGCCACCCAGGCCGAGTACGGCGAGGAGCATCTGCGCAGACTGCGGCTGGTGCGCTCGCTGATCCAGGTCGGCCGGATGCCGGTGGCCACGGCGCGCGAGGCGCTGGCGGCCGCCGAGGACGAGTCGCTCAGCCAGAACGCCCGGATGGGAGCCGCGGTCTGGGCGCTGCCGCAGGGCCCCGGGTCCGACGAGGACGATCCGCACGCCGCGCGCGCCCGCGAGCAGGTGGACGCCGTACTGGGGCGGATGGGCTGGTCCTACGGCCAGGAGCTGGGCGACACCTCCCCCGCCTACCGGATGCTGGTGGCGGCCATCGCCTCCCTGGACCGCCTGGACTACCCCCATGACACCGAACATCTGCTGGTGCACGCCCGGCTGGCGGGCGAACTGGCCGTCGCCGACCTGGACCTGGTGGAGACCTACGACACCCCGCCCGAGCGGGTCGAGGCGGTGGTGGCGCTGACGGTGCTCTACGAACCGGTGCTGCTCAGCCTGCGGCGGCTCGCCCAAACCGAGGAATCCAGCCGTCGCTTCAAGGAGTGA